A genomic region of Gemmatimonadota bacterium contains the following coding sequences:
- a CDS encoding acyl-CoA dehydrogenase family protein — protein MANDKKLATELEAREVAEYAREQDWERRSFARSLFEGRFELDLIHPHPVPDPEEQERAADFLAKLEAFSRDHIDGDQIDRDRHVPQEVLDGLAKLGAFGIKIPREYGGLELSQLSYNRALEIVSSRCGSTGAFLSAHQSIGVPGPLLEFGTDEQKQRYLPRLAGGALSAFALTEANVGSDPANMSTTAILSEDGSHWILNGEKLWTTNGPRADIIVVMARTPTPEGSRRKPITALIVETEWEGVETVRECTFMGLNGLSNGVIRFTDVRVPRENLLWAEGKGLKLALITLNTGRLALPAFCAAAGKGALEMCRDWAGSRVQWGRQVGKHDAIAQMLGRMTAETFAMEAVVELTSGMADAKTFDIRLEAAIAKLWASETGLQIVDDALQVRGGRGYETHASLLARGDTPYPIERYLRDMRINTIFEGSSEIMRLFIAREAVDTHLSIAGALIDPKASAGKKLAALFRSGVHYAWWYPTRFLGWSFWPRYASFGPLAGHLRFVERTSRRLARSTFHAMVRFGPALEKRQAVLGRIVDIGADLFVMTASLVRAKMLTDRGSDETGATALADLYCRHARRRIAARFDAMFNNDDEATYGIARRFLGGEFEWLERGIVSLESYRQQVEAGVAADTASEPSVREPVATG, from the coding sequence ATGGCAAACGACAAGAAGCTCGCCACCGAACTCGAGGCCCGTGAGGTCGCCGAGTACGCTCGCGAGCAGGACTGGGAACGGCGCAGTTTCGCGCGCTCTCTCTTCGAAGGGCGATTCGAGCTGGATCTGATCCACCCCCACCCCGTGCCTGACCCGGAAGAGCAGGAGCGGGCGGCGGATTTCCTCGCGAAGCTGGAGGCGTTCTCCCGAGATCACATCGACGGCGACCAGATCGACCGCGACCGCCACGTCCCTCAAGAAGTCCTGGACGGACTCGCGAAGCTAGGCGCGTTCGGTATCAAGATCCCACGCGAGTATGGCGGACTCGAGCTGTCCCAGCTCTCATACAATCGCGCACTGGAGATCGTCTCATCGCGCTGCGGCTCGACCGGGGCGTTCCTATCGGCGCACCAGAGCATCGGCGTACCGGGGCCACTCCTGGAGTTCGGGACAGACGAGCAGAAACAACGGTACCTCCCGCGGCTCGCCGGGGGAGCGCTCTCTGCGTTCGCGCTCACCGAGGCCAACGTGGGGTCGGACCCCGCGAACATGTCCACGACCGCAATACTCTCCGAGGACGGATCGCACTGGATCCTGAACGGCGAAAAGCTTTGGACGACGAACGGGCCGCGGGCGGACATCATCGTCGTCATGGCACGCACGCCGACTCCCGAAGGCTCTCGGCGCAAGCCGATCACTGCGTTGATCGTCGAGACCGAGTGGGAAGGAGTCGAGACCGTACGCGAGTGCACCTTCATGGGCCTCAACGGACTCTCGAACGGAGTCATTCGCTTCACGGACGTGAGGGTTCCGCGCGAGAATCTGCTTTGGGCAGAGGGCAAGGGCCTGAAGCTCGCGCTCATCACGCTGAACACCGGCCGGCTTGCGCTGCCCGCATTCTGCGCGGCGGCCGGCAAGGGCGCACTCGAGATGTGCCGAGATTGGGCTGGGTCCCGCGTCCAGTGGGGCCGTCAGGTGGGCAAGCACGACGCGATCGCACAGATGCTCGGCAGGATGACCGCTGAGACGTTCGCCATGGAGGCGGTGGTCGAGCTCACCTCGGGGATGGCGGACGCGAAGACCTTCGACATTCGACTCGAAGCCGCGATCGCGAAGCTGTGGGCATCTGAAACCGGCTTGCAGATCGTGGACGACGCGCTGCAGGTCAGAGGAGGCCGCGGCTACGAGACCCATGCCTCGTTGCTCGCGCGCGGAGACACGCCGTACCCAATCGAGCGCTACCTCCGCGACATGCGCATCAACACGATCTTCGAGGGTTCCTCCGAAATCATGCGGCTGTTCATCGCCCGCGAGGCCGTGGACACACATTTGAGCATCGCGGGCGCCCTCATCGACCCGAAAGCGTCGGCAGGTAAGAAGCTGGCCGCGCTCTTCAGGTCGGGCGTGCACTACGCCTGGTGGTACCCGACGCGTTTCCTCGGCTGGAGCTTTTGGCCGCGCTACGCATCCTTCGGCCCGCTCGCAGGCCATCTGCGTTTCGTCGAGCGGACTTCTCGCAGGCTCGCTCGTTCGACCTTCCACGCCATGGTCCGCTTCGGGCCCGCGCTCGAGAAACGCCAAGCGGTGCTCGGCCGGATCGTCGATATCGGGGCAGACCTCTTCGTCATGACGGCCTCCCTCGTGCGCGCGAAGATGCTCACGGATCGAGGCAGTGATGAGACGGGGGCGACCGCTCTCGCGGACCTTTATTGCCGGCACGCTCGACGCCGAATCGCGGCGCGCTTCGACGCCATGTTCAACAACGACGACGAAGCAACGTACGGTATCGCGAGACGGTTCCTGGGCGGCGAGTTCGAGTGGCTCGAGCGCGGCATCGTCTCGCTCGAGTCGTACCGCCAGCAGGTCGAGGCGGGCGTGGCCGCGGATACCGCGTCCGAGCCTTCAGTCCGGGAACCGGTGGCTACGGGCTAG